The Castanea sativa cultivar Marrone di Chiusa Pesio chromosome 11, ASM4071231v1 genome contains a region encoding:
- the LOC142615793 gene encoding protein FAR-RED IMPAIRED RESPONSE 1 isoform X4, which produces MVDCQDNVLSARVNENMGDFVDEVHNRDVGVVSSPKRDVTMFEGDTDFEPRNGIEFESHEAAYSFYQEYAKSMGFTTSIKNSRRSKKSKEFIDAKFACSRYGVTPESDSGSSRRPSVKKTDCKASMHVKRRADGKWIIHEFIKEHNHELLPALAYHFRIHRNVKLAEKNNIDILHAVSERTRKMYVEMSRQSGGYQNLGFLQGDINYQFDKGRYLTLDEGDAQIMLEYFKRIQKENPNFFYAMDLNEEQRLRNLFWVDAKSRHDYISFSDVVSFDTSYIKSNDKLPFAPFVGVNHHFQSMLFGCALVADETRSTIVWLMKTWLRAMGGQAPKVIITDQDKALKAAIEEVFPNTRHFFSLWNILEKIPETLAHVIKQHENFLPKFNKCILKSWTDEQFDMRWWKIVTRFELQDDEWIQSLYEDRKKWVPIYMGDSFLAGMSTPQRSESMNAFFDKYIHKKITLKEFVKQYGTILQNRYEEEAIADFDTWHKQPALKSPSPWEKQLSTVYTHAIFKKFQVEVLGVVGCHPKKESEDGTITTFRVQDCEKDEYFMVLWNETRSEVSCFCRLFEYKGFLCRHSMIVLQICGLSSIPPHYILKRWTKDAKSRETVVEGTERIQTRVQRYNDLCKRAIELSEEGSLSEESYSISFRALVEALKNCVNVNNITFSAAESSGNALVLREEEESRGSLGAKTSKKKSTYKKRKVPAEPDVLLVEPQDSLQQMDNLSSDGMTLTGYYGAQQNVQGLQLNLMEPPHDGYYVNQHSIQGLGQLNSIAPSHDGFFGTQQSIHGLLDFRPPANFSYSLQLQDEPHLRTTQLHGSASRQA; this is translated from the exons ATGGTGGACTGTCAAGACAATGTGCTTAGCGCCAGAGTGAACGAAAACATGGGTGATTTTGTGGATGAAGTGCATAACAGAGATGTTGGGGTTGTTAGTTCTCCTAAAAGGGATGTTACAATGTTTGAAGGGGATACAGATTTTGAGCCACGCAATGGCATTGAATTTGAATCACATGAGGCAGCATACTCATTCTATCAAGAATATGCCAAATCTATGGGATTCACCACTTCAATCAAAAACAGTCGTCGctcaaagaaatcaaaagaattTATTGATGCTAAATTTGCATGTTCCAGATATGGAGTCACTCCAGAATCGGATAGTGGGAGTAGTCGGCGACCAAGTGTGAAAAAGACAGACTGCAAAGCCAGCATGCATGTGAAGAGAAGGGCGGATGGGAAGTGGATTATTCATGAATTCATAAAAGAGCATAATCATGAACTTTTACCTGCTTTAGCATATCATTTTCGGATTCACAGAAATGTAAAGTTAGCTGAAAAGAATAATATTGACATTTTGCATGCTGTTAGTGAACGGACAAGAAAGATGTATGTCGAAATGTCTAGACAATCTGGTGGATATCAAAATCTTGGGTTTCTTCAGGGTGACATAAATTATCAGTTTGATAAAGGCCGTTACTTGACATTGGATGAAGGAGACGCCCAAATTATGCTTGAGTACTTTAAGCGTATCCAAAAGGAGAATCCGAACTTCTTTTATGCAATGGATTTGAATGAAGAGCAGCGTTTGAGAAATCTGTTTTGGGTTGATGCCAAAAGTAGGCATGATTACATCAGTTTTAGTGATGTTGTTTCTTTTGATACCTCCTATATCAAAAGCAACGATAAATTGCCATTTGCTCCTTTTGTTGGGGTGAACCATCACTTCCAGTCCATGTTGTTTGGATGTGCGTTGGTTGCAGATGAGACTAGATCAACAATTGTTTGGTTAATGAAGACGTGGCTTCGAGCAATGGGTGGGCAAGCTCCCAAAGTGATAATCACTGATCAAGACAAAGCCTTGAAGGCAGCCATTGAGGAAGTCTTCCCAAATACAcgccattttttttctctttggaaTATATTGGAAAAGATCCCTGAAACTCTAGCTCATGTGATAAAACAGCATGAGAATTTTTTGCCAAAGTTTAACAAGTGCATTCTCAAGTCATGGACAGATGAACAGTTTGACATGAGGTGGTGGAAAATAGTTACTAGATTTGAACTTCAAGATGATGAATGGATACAGTCATTGTATGAAGATCGAAAAAAGTGGGTGCCTATTTATATGGGGGATTCTTTTTTAGCTGGAATGTCTACACCTCAGCGTTCTGAAAGTATGAATGCTTTCTTTGACAAGTACATTCATAAGAAAATTACTCTCAAAGAGTTTGTGAAACAATATGGGACAATCCTACAAAATAGGTATGAAGAGGAAGCCATAGCAGATTTCGATACATGGCACAAACAGCCTGCATTAAAATCTCCTTCGCCTTGGGAAAAACAATTGTCAACCGTTTACACTCATgcaatttttaagaaattccAAGTTGAGGTTTTGGGCGTAGTTGGCTGCCATcctaaaaaagaaagtgaagatGGAACAATTACTACTTTTAGGGTTCAGGATTGTGAGAAGGATGAATATTTTATGGTATTGTGGAATGAAACAAGGTCAGAGGTTTCTTGTTTCTGTCGTTTGTTTGAATACAAAGGTTTCCTTTGTAGACATTCGATGATTGTTCTCCAAATTTGTGGTCTTTCAAGCATTCCACCCCATTATATTTTGAAGAGGTGGACAAAAGATGCAAAGAGTAGGGAAACAGTGGTTGAAGGAACAGAAAGGATACAGACTAGGGTGCAGCGTTACAATGATTTATGTAAAAGAGCCATTGAATTGAGTGAAGAGGGATCATTATCTGAAGAGAGCTATAGTATTTCTTTTCGGGCACTAGTAGAAGCTCTGAAGAATTGTGTGAATGTGAATAACATTACGTTTAGTGCTGCAGAATCTAGTGGCAATGCTCTTGTTCTTCGTGAAGAAGAGGAGAGTCGAGGAAGCTTAGGAGCTAAAACAAGTAAGAAGAAAAGTACatacaagaaaagaaag GTACCAGCAGAGCCAGATGTTCTACTTGTTGAGCCACAAGACAGCTTACAACAGATG GATAATCTAAGCTCAGATGGGATGACCCTTACTGGATATTATGGTGCCCAACAGAATGTGCAAGGACTG CAGCTGAACTTAATGGAGCCACCTCATGATGGGTACTATGTAAATCAACATAGCATCCAGGGGCTG GGTCAATTGAATTCAATAGCACCTAGCCATGATGGTTTTTTTGGGACTCAACAAAGCATTCATGGGCTG TTGGATTTTCGACCACCAGCAAATTTCAGTTATAGCCTTCAG TTGCAGGATGAGCCCCATTTAAGAACTACACAGTTGCACGGCAGTGCTTCGAGGCAGGCATGA
- the LOC142615793 gene encoding protein FAR-RED IMPAIRED RESPONSE 1 isoform X6: MVDCQDNVLSARVNENMGDFVDEVHNRDVGVVSSPKRDVTMFEGDTDFEPRNGIEFESHEAAYSFYQEYAKSMGFTTSIKNSRRSKKSKEFIDAKFACSRYGVTPESDSGSSRRPSVKKTDCKASMHVKRRADGKWIIHEFIKEHNHELLPALAYHFRIHRNVKLAEKNNIDILHAVSERTRKMYVEMSRQSGGYQNLGFLQGDINYQFDKGRYLTLDEGDAQIMLEYFKRIQKENPNFFYAMDLNEEQRLRNLFWVDAKSRHDYISFSDVVSFDTSYIKSNDKLPFAPFVGVNHHFQSMLFGCALVADETRSTIVWLMKTWLRAMGGQAPKVIITDQDKALKAAIEEVFPNTRHFFSLWNILEKIPETLAHVIKQHENFLPKFNKCILKSWTDEQFDMRWWKIVTRFELQDDEWIQSLYEDRKKWVPIYMGDSFLAGMSTPQRSESMNAFFDKYIHKKITLKEFVKQYGTILQNRYEEEAIADFDTWHKQPALKSPSPWEKQLSTVYTHAIFKKFQVEVLGVVGCHPKKESEDGTITTFRVQDCEKDEYFMVLWNETRSEVSCFCRLFEYKGFLCRHSMIVLQICGLSSIPPHYILKRWTKDAKSRETVVEGTERIQTRVQRYNDLCKRAIELSEEGSLSEESYSISFRALVEALKNCVNVNNITFSAAESSGNALVLREEEESRGSLGAKTSKKKSTYKKRKVPAEPDVLLVEPQDSLQQMDNLSSDGMTLTGYYGAQQNVQGLQLNLMEPPHDGYYVNQHSIQGLGQLNSIAPSHDGFFGTQQSIHGLLDFRPPANFSYSLQDEPHLRTTQLHGSASRQA; encoded by the exons ATGGTGGACTGTCAAGACAATGTGCTTAGCGCCAGAGTGAACGAAAACATGGGTGATTTTGTGGATGAAGTGCATAACAGAGATGTTGGGGTTGTTAGTTCTCCTAAAAGGGATGTTACAATGTTTGAAGGGGATACAGATTTTGAGCCACGCAATGGCATTGAATTTGAATCACATGAGGCAGCATACTCATTCTATCAAGAATATGCCAAATCTATGGGATTCACCACTTCAATCAAAAACAGTCGTCGctcaaagaaatcaaaagaattTATTGATGCTAAATTTGCATGTTCCAGATATGGAGTCACTCCAGAATCGGATAGTGGGAGTAGTCGGCGACCAAGTGTGAAAAAGACAGACTGCAAAGCCAGCATGCATGTGAAGAGAAGGGCGGATGGGAAGTGGATTATTCATGAATTCATAAAAGAGCATAATCATGAACTTTTACCTGCTTTAGCATATCATTTTCGGATTCACAGAAATGTAAAGTTAGCTGAAAAGAATAATATTGACATTTTGCATGCTGTTAGTGAACGGACAAGAAAGATGTATGTCGAAATGTCTAGACAATCTGGTGGATATCAAAATCTTGGGTTTCTTCAGGGTGACATAAATTATCAGTTTGATAAAGGCCGTTACTTGACATTGGATGAAGGAGACGCCCAAATTATGCTTGAGTACTTTAAGCGTATCCAAAAGGAGAATCCGAACTTCTTTTATGCAATGGATTTGAATGAAGAGCAGCGTTTGAGAAATCTGTTTTGGGTTGATGCCAAAAGTAGGCATGATTACATCAGTTTTAGTGATGTTGTTTCTTTTGATACCTCCTATATCAAAAGCAACGATAAATTGCCATTTGCTCCTTTTGTTGGGGTGAACCATCACTTCCAGTCCATGTTGTTTGGATGTGCGTTGGTTGCAGATGAGACTAGATCAACAATTGTTTGGTTAATGAAGACGTGGCTTCGAGCAATGGGTGGGCAAGCTCCCAAAGTGATAATCACTGATCAAGACAAAGCCTTGAAGGCAGCCATTGAGGAAGTCTTCCCAAATACAcgccattttttttctctttggaaTATATTGGAAAAGATCCCTGAAACTCTAGCTCATGTGATAAAACAGCATGAGAATTTTTTGCCAAAGTTTAACAAGTGCATTCTCAAGTCATGGACAGATGAACAGTTTGACATGAGGTGGTGGAAAATAGTTACTAGATTTGAACTTCAAGATGATGAATGGATACAGTCATTGTATGAAGATCGAAAAAAGTGGGTGCCTATTTATATGGGGGATTCTTTTTTAGCTGGAATGTCTACACCTCAGCGTTCTGAAAGTATGAATGCTTTCTTTGACAAGTACATTCATAAGAAAATTACTCTCAAAGAGTTTGTGAAACAATATGGGACAATCCTACAAAATAGGTATGAAGAGGAAGCCATAGCAGATTTCGATACATGGCACAAACAGCCTGCATTAAAATCTCCTTCGCCTTGGGAAAAACAATTGTCAACCGTTTACACTCATgcaatttttaagaaattccAAGTTGAGGTTTTGGGCGTAGTTGGCTGCCATcctaaaaaagaaagtgaagatGGAACAATTACTACTTTTAGGGTTCAGGATTGTGAGAAGGATGAATATTTTATGGTATTGTGGAATGAAACAAGGTCAGAGGTTTCTTGTTTCTGTCGTTTGTTTGAATACAAAGGTTTCCTTTGTAGACATTCGATGATTGTTCTCCAAATTTGTGGTCTTTCAAGCATTCCACCCCATTATATTTTGAAGAGGTGGACAAAAGATGCAAAGAGTAGGGAAACAGTGGTTGAAGGAACAGAAAGGATACAGACTAGGGTGCAGCGTTACAATGATTTATGTAAAAGAGCCATTGAATTGAGTGAAGAGGGATCATTATCTGAAGAGAGCTATAGTATTTCTTTTCGGGCACTAGTAGAAGCTCTGAAGAATTGTGTGAATGTGAATAACATTACGTTTAGTGCTGCAGAATCTAGTGGCAATGCTCTTGTTCTTCGTGAAGAAGAGGAGAGTCGAGGAAGCTTAGGAGCTAAAACAAGTAAGAAGAAAAGTACatacaagaaaagaaag GTACCAGCAGAGCCAGATGTTCTACTTGTTGAGCCACAAGACAGCTTACAACAGATG GATAATCTAAGCTCAGATGGGATGACCCTTACTGGATATTATGGTGCCCAACAGAATGTGCAAGGACTG CAGCTGAACTTAATGGAGCCACCTCATGATGGGTACTATGTAAATCAACATAGCATCCAGGGGCTG GGTCAATTGAATTCAATAGCACCTAGCCATGATGGTTTTTTTGGGACTCAACAAAGCATTCATGGGCTG TTGGATTTTCGACCACCAGCAAATTTCAGTTATAGCCTTCAG GATGAGCCCCATTTAAGAACTACACAGTTGCACGGCAGTGCTTCGAGGCAGGCATGA